One genomic segment of Pseudomonas chlororaphis subsp. aurantiaca includes these proteins:
- a CDS encoding winged helix-turn-helix transcriptional regulator: MQRKTLLHDECPIARSLERVGEWWSILIMRDALHGLRRFEEFSRSLEIAPNMLTRRLNSLVEAGLLERQAYSQRPLRYQYVPTARGEDFRVVLMAFVAWGNRHYAPEGESVQIVERATGRPVRPMMADLVDGRPVPLEHCTVQAGPVASEGIRQRLGALQVMEAKGEA, translated from the coding sequence ATGCAACGCAAGACCCTCCTTCACGACGAATGCCCGATTGCCCGCAGCCTGGAGCGGGTGGGCGAGTGGTGGAGCATCCTGATCATGCGCGACGCCCTGCATGGCCTGCGGCGTTTCGAGGAGTTTTCCCGCAGCCTGGAGATCGCCCCCAACATGCTCACCCGACGCCTGAATTCGCTGGTCGAGGCCGGCTTGCTGGAGCGCCAGGCCTACAGCCAGCGGCCGCTGCGCTACCAGTATGTGCCGACGGCCCGGGGCGAGGACTTCCGTGTGGTGCTGATGGCGTTTGTCGCCTGGGGCAATCGCCATTACGCGCCGGAAGGGGAAAGCGTGCAGATCGTCGAGCGCGCCACCGGCCGGCCGGTGCGGCCGATGATGGCCGACCTGGTCGATGGCCGCCCGGTGCCGCTGGAGCACTGCACGGTCCAGGCCGGGCCGGTGGCCAGCGAAGGCATACGTCAGCGCCTGGGAGCGTTGCAGGTGATGGAGGCCAAGGGCGAAGCCTGA
- a CDS encoding VOC family protein, producing MKINPYLIFNGDCAAAFKFYAQSLQGTLEVMMTFGESPAREHVPAEYHNLIIHTRLLVGDQAIMGSDSTPDRPYAGIHGCSISLNVDSIAEAERVFAALADQGTVQMPLDATFWAARFGMLVDRFGASWMVNCEKDQ from the coding sequence ATGAAAATCAATCCCTACCTGATCTTCAACGGCGATTGCGCAGCCGCCTTCAAGTTCTACGCCCAGAGCCTGCAAGGCACCCTCGAAGTGATGATGACCTTCGGCGAAAGCCCTGCCCGCGAGCATGTTCCCGCCGAGTATCACAACCTGATCATCCACACCCGCCTGCTGGTGGGCGACCAGGCCATCATGGGCTCGGACAGCACGCCCGATCGGCCTTACGCGGGGATCCACGGCTGCTCGATATCGCTGAATGTCGACAGCATCGCCGAGGCCGAGCGGGTGTTCGCCGCGCTGGCGGACCAGGGCACTGTCCAGATGCCGTTGGACGCCACCTTCTGGGCGGCGCGCTTCGGCATGCTGGTCGACCGCTTCGGCGCCTCGTGGATGGTCAACTGCGAAAAGGACCAGTGA
- a CDS encoding GDL motif peptide-associated radical SAM/SPASM maturase gives MSANRPARYLSETDLKRYVPVHVVWEITLACDLKCLHCGSRAGHRRPNELNTQECLDVIDALAALGTREVTLIGGEAYLRKDWTRLIRAIHDHGIYCAIQTGGRNLTPAKMQAAVEAGLNGVGVSLDGLAPLHDAVRNVPGSFDKAVDTLRRAKQAGLAVSVNTQIGAATLPDLPQLMNLIIELGATHWQIQLTVAMGNAVDHPELLLQPYQLLEVMPLLARLYREGQERGLLMNVGNNIGYYGPYEHMWRGFGDERVHWSGCAAGQTVLALEADGTVKGCPSLATVGFSGGNVRDMNLHDIWHYSEGMHFGRLRSVDDLWGYCRGCYYNDVCRGGCTWTSHSLLGKPGNNPYCHYRALDLQKKGLRERIVKLEDAAKASFAVGRFDLITERIDTGETVSSVSDSGQVIKLAWINQGQKSPEEGRLPTRLALCRSCWQYIHSHETTCPHCSADVASAEADYLADRARQQAIMDRLTGLLGMPQTRLV, from the coding sequence ATGTCAGCCAATCGCCCCGCCCGCTACCTCAGCGAAACCGACCTCAAGCGTTACGTACCGGTGCATGTGGTCTGGGAAATCACCCTCGCCTGCGACCTCAAATGCCTGCATTGCGGCTCGCGCGCCGGCCATCGACGCCCCAACGAACTGAACACCCAGGAATGCCTCGACGTGATAGACGCCCTCGCCGCCCTCGGCACGCGGGAGGTCACCCTGATCGGCGGCGAAGCCTATTTGCGCAAGGACTGGACCCGCCTGATCCGGGCCATCCACGACCACGGCATCTACTGCGCGATCCAGACCGGCGGGCGCAACCTCACCCCGGCGAAAATGCAGGCCGCGGTGGAGGCCGGGCTCAACGGCGTGGGGGTTTCGCTGGACGGCCTGGCGCCCTTGCATGACGCCGTGCGCAACGTCCCGGGCTCCTTCGACAAGGCCGTGGATACCCTGCGCCGGGCCAAGCAGGCCGGGCTCGCGGTCAGCGTCAATACGCAGATCGGCGCGGCCACCCTGCCCGACTTGCCACAGCTGATGAACCTGATCATCGAGCTGGGCGCCACCCATTGGCAGATCCAGCTGACGGTGGCCATGGGTAACGCGGTGGATCACCCGGAACTCTTGCTGCAACCCTATCAACTGCTGGAAGTCATGCCGCTGCTCGCGCGCCTCTACCGCGAAGGCCAGGAACGCGGCCTGCTGATGAACGTGGGCAACAACATCGGTTACTACGGCCCTTACGAGCATATGTGGCGCGGCTTCGGCGACGAGCGCGTGCACTGGAGCGGCTGCGCCGCCGGGCAAACGGTGCTGGCCCTGGAGGCCGACGGCACGGTGAAGGGTTGCCCGTCACTGGCGACGGTGGGGTTCTCCGGCGGCAATGTGCGCGACATGAACCTGCACGACATCTGGCACTACAGCGAAGGCATGCATTTTGGCCGCCTGCGCTCGGTCGACGACCTCTGGGGTTATTGCCGTGGCTGCTACTACAACGACGTGTGCCGCGGCGGCTGCACCTGGACCTCGCACTCGCTGCTGGGCAAGCCCGGCAACAATCCGTACTGCCACTACCGCGCCCTGGACCTGCAGAAAAAGGGCCTGCGCGAACGCATCGTCAAACTCGAGGATGCCGCCAAAGCCTCGTTCGCGGTCGGGCGCTTCGACCTGATCACCGAACGCATCGACACCGGCGAGACGGTCAGTAGCGTCAGCGACAGCGGCCAGGTGATCAAGCTGGCGTGGATCAACCAGGGGCAGAAATCCCCCGAGGAAGGACGCCTGCCCACCCGTCTGGCCCTGTGCCGCAGTTGCTGGCAGTACATCCATAGCCACGAAACCACCTGCCCGCACTGCTCGGCCGATGTGGCCAGCGCCGAGGCCGACTACCTGGCCGACCGCGCCCGGCAGCAGGCAATCATGGATCGCCTGACCGGCCTGCTGGGCATGCCCCAGACCCGGCTGGTGTAG
- a CDS encoding DUF1842 domain-containing protein: MHTGLFHTRIQATTGLLGAPVLTLDLLVNTVQKKVSGVARVFKSTYPPVNFFADVWGDYSKAQLHPSTEGHIILSLTGNPSGPTSQIAATFHLHGILGLDWVSGFASYKYCYQGNWQDVQHATVSQASIPHPEPVPHHPVPLYAVAVQQAQSSGDLAQLKAVVRQGEQQLASSDALRSALQQLNAEIARLEAR; this comes from the coding sequence ATGCACACTGGACTGTTCCATACCCGCATCCAAGCCACCACGGGGCTGTTGGGCGCCCCGGTTCTGACCCTCGACCTGTTGGTCAACACCGTGCAGAAAAAAGTCAGCGGCGTGGCCCGAGTGTTCAAGAGCACCTACCCGCCGGTGAACTTCTTCGCCGACGTGTGGGGCGACTATTCCAAGGCACAACTGCACCCATCGACCGAAGGCCACATCATCCTGAGCCTGACCGGCAACCCCAGCGGCCCGACCAGCCAGATCGCCGCGACCTTCCACCTGCACGGGATTCTCGGGCTCGACTGGGTCAGCGGTTTCGCCAGCTACAAATACTGCTACCAGGGCAACTGGCAGGACGTGCAGCACGCCACGGTCAGCCAGGCGTCGATCCCGCACCCCGAGCCTGTGCCCCATCACCCTGTGCCGCTGTATGCGGTGGCGGTGCAGCAGGCGCAAAGCAGCGGTGACCTGGCGCAGCTCAAGGCGGTCGTCCGCCAGGGCGAGCAGCAACTGGCCAGCAGCGATGCGCTGCGCAGCGCCTTGCAGCAGCTGAACGCCGAGATCGCCCGCCTCGAAGCTCGCTGA
- a CDS encoding DUF1842 domain-containing protein produces MSGSTTSPVGLFPLSYRIGNPTPGAPSLTLDLLVYTPEQTVRGTSVVTQASNPPLDLQSDVWGQYTYLTVMPPSSSKILVTAQGNQGGPGSNSIVTFKIQLVVDHDWKNGIANYQYYNGQRWVSVENAPAHLVESVPSYALSALPIPLEPGPVLLPYPPITPLYAAPIHGAIASGDLTQMKSLASLAQQQLDQLPQLRSALDAAKNEIGRLERR; encoded by the coding sequence ATGTCCGGTTCCACTACGTCCCCTGTTGGCCTGTTTCCCCTCAGCTACCGGATCGGCAATCCGACCCCGGGCGCGCCGAGCCTTACCCTCGACCTGCTGGTCTACACCCCCGAGCAGACCGTGCGCGGCACCTCGGTGGTGACCCAGGCCAGCAACCCGCCGCTGGACCTGCAGTCCGATGTGTGGGGGCAATACACTTACCTCACCGTCATGCCACCCAGCTCGAGCAAGATCCTGGTCACCGCCCAGGGTAACCAGGGCGGGCCGGGCTCGAACTCGATCGTCACTTTCAAGATTCAGCTGGTGGTGGACCACGACTGGAAGAACGGCATCGCCAACTACCAGTACTACAACGGCCAGCGCTGGGTATCGGTGGAGAACGCACCCGCCCACCTCGTCGAGTCGGTGCCCTCCTACGCCTTGTCAGCCCTGCCAATACCGCTGGAACCCGGTCCGGTCCTGCTGCCGTATCCACCGATCACCCCGCTGTATGCCGCACCGATCCATGGCGCCATCGCCAGCGGCGACCTGACCCAGATGAAGAGCCTGGCCAGCCTGGCCCAGCAGCAACTGGACCAGTTGCCCCAGCTGCGCAGCGCGCTGGATGCGGCCAAGAACGAGATCGGCCGGCTCGAGCGGCGCTGA
- a CDS encoding DUF1843 domain-containing protein, with protein sequence MSSSSQHVIPPYGVAIQKAISLGNLPQMKSLLKQRDSSQKESKELSSAYEQLAQEVARLERR encoded by the coding sequence ATGAGTTCATCCTCGCAACATGTCATTCCGCCCTATGGAGTGGCGATTCAGAAAGCAATCTCCCTCGGCAACCTGCCGCAGATGAAGTCCCTGCTCAAACAACGCGATTCATCCCAGAAGGAATCCAAAGAACTGAGCAGCGCTTACGAGCAGTTGGCACAGGAAGTCGCCCGTCTGGAACGGCGCTAA
- a CDS encoding TetR/AcrR family transcriptional regulator: MAERCSRFAESRDRALELFASKGFGQVGMRELASHLGLTPGSLYHHYPSKQHLLLDLIEEFYDELLGTLGRIERRRKAPDDRLRTLIRAHLKLHRELPRHFRLVERDSGCLNPDQQQRVRQLREQYERRLLMLLGPLPRLGDAALLATGHAIASLLNSAPGWLAEQPLAEHERETLLEHLLSGALERLLNSAPQSAVA; encoded by the coding sequence ATGGCTGAGCGTTGCTCGCGTTTCGCCGAAAGCCGCGACAGGGCCCTGGAGCTGTTCGCCAGCAAGGGCTTCGGCCAGGTCGGCATGCGCGAGCTGGCGAGCCATCTGGGGCTGACCCCGGGCTCGCTGTATCACCATTACCCGAGCAAGCAGCACCTGCTGCTGGACCTGATCGAAGAGTTCTACGACGAACTGCTCGGCACCCTGGGGCGCATCGAACGGCGGCGCAAGGCGCCGGACGATCGCCTGCGCACGCTGATCCGCGCCCACCTGAAACTGCACCGGGAACTGCCCCGGCATTTCCGCCTGGTGGAGCGCGACAGCGGTTGCCTGAACCCGGACCAGCAGCAACGGGTGCGCCAGTTGCGCGAGCAATATGAACGCCGCCTGCTGATGCTCCTCGGCCCGCTGCCGCGGCTCGGCGACGCGGCGCTGCTGGCCACCGGGCATGCCATCGCCAGCCTGCTCAACAGTGCGCCCGGCTGGCTGGCCGAACAGCCGTTGGCCGAACACGAGCGCGAAACCCTGCTGGAACACCTGCTCAGCGGCGCCCTGGAGCGACTGTTGAACAGCGCGCCGCAGAGTGCCGTGGCCTGA
- a CDS encoding 3-hydroxybutyryl-CoA dehydrogenase yields the protein MNLQNIGVIGAGTMGNGIAQVCAQAGFEVTLLDISDSSLQKALATVSKNLDRLIAKGSLDEAQKLATLGRIRTSTDYASLVEAHLVIEAATENLELKLRVLQQIAAQVASTCVIASNTSSLSITQLAASVSAPERFIGLHFFNPVPVMGLIEVIRGLQTSDATHTLALDMATRLGKVAITAGNRPGFVVNRILVPMINEAILVLQEGLASAEDIDAGMRLGCNQPIGPLALADLIGLDTLLAILAALYDGFNDSKYRPAPLLKEMVAAGYLGRKTERGFHRYG from the coding sequence ATGAATCTGCAGAATATCGGCGTGATCGGCGCCGGCACCATGGGTAACGGTATCGCGCAGGTCTGTGCCCAGGCCGGGTTCGAAGTGACCTTGCTGGACATCAGCGACAGCTCCCTGCAAAAGGCCCTGGCCACGGTGAGCAAGAACCTCGACCGGCTGATCGCCAAGGGCAGCCTGGACGAAGCGCAGAAACTGGCGACGCTGGGGCGCATCCGCACCAGCACCGACTACGCCAGCCTGGTCGAGGCACATCTGGTGATCGAGGCGGCCACGGAAAACCTCGAGTTGAAACTGCGGGTGCTGCAACAGATCGCCGCCCAGGTTGCCAGCACCTGTGTCATTGCCTCCAACACCTCGTCGCTGTCGATCACCCAGCTCGCCGCCAGCGTCAGCGCGCCCGAGCGCTTTATCGGCCTGCACTTCTTCAACCCGGTGCCGGTGATGGGCCTGATCGAAGTGATTCGCGGCCTGCAGACCAGCGACGCGACCCACACCCTGGCCCTGGACATGGCCACGCGCCTGGGCAAGGTCGCGATCACCGCCGGCAACCGCCCGGGCTTCGTGGTCAACCGGATCCTGGTGCCGATGATCAACGAAGCGATCCTGGTGCTGCAGGAAGGCCTGGCCAGCGCCGAGGACATCGACGCCGGCATGCGCCTGGGCTGCAACCAGCCGATCGGCCCGCTGGCCCTGGCCGACCTGATCGGCCTGGACACCCTGCTGGCGATCCTTGCGGCCCTCTACGATGGCTTCAACGACAGCAAATACCGGCCCGCGCCGCTGCTCAAGGAAATGGTCGCCGCCGGTTACCTGGGGCGCAAGACCGAACGCGGCTTCCACCGCTATGGCTGA